A genomic window from Cytobacillus suaedae includes:
- a CDS encoding MarR family transcriptional regulator: protein MDHVSLHTLINHWRGMYKALENDWQTSAKDLGLTTAEQHMLWIIYFEKEATMTRISDIGLWDISTVVQVANRLKQKGYIQTVKHDNDRRISYCILTPEGEAIREKSSEYSYKTYEYLAAFNDEDNNFYETLSNFQRKFNEHFHGKDFVEWVDRTSKASKNEK from the coding sequence GTGGATCATGTTTCTTTACATACATTAATCAATCATTGGCGAGGAATGTATAAAGCGCTAGAAAATGATTGGCAAACATCCGCAAAAGATCTTGGCTTAACAACAGCCGAACAACATATGCTTTGGATTATTTACTTTGAAAAAGAAGCTACTATGACAAGGATTTCAGACATAGGATTATGGGATATTTCTACCGTGGTACAGGTGGCGAATCGTTTAAAACAAAAAGGATACATACAAACAGTTAAGCACGACAATGATCGACGTATTTCATATTGTATCTTAACTCCAGAAGGAGAAGCGATACGTGAGAAGTCTTCAGAATATAGTTACAAGACCTATGAGTATCTTGCAGCCTTTAATGATGAAGATAATAATTTTTATGAAACACTATCAAATTTTCAAAGGAAGTTTAACGAACATTTCCATGGGAAAGATTTTGTTGAATGGGTTGATCGAACATCAAAAGCATCTAAGAATGAAAAATAA
- a CDS encoding putative sulfate exporter family transporter, whose translation MSENIIRKQSPLGAIRRLPLPRWTAGVVLLLVIATIAHVFGKLFPLVGGVIFALIAGIVIRNTIGIRHVIFEDGVSFTIKRMLKLAIILLGATLSFGKILTIGGQSVLIILAVVIGGIGFTILIGKLLKVDKVLSLLIGVGASICGATAITALKGTINARETQTAYAISTIFLFNLIATFLYPVIGHMLNLNPLQFGIWAGTAIHDTSSVVAVGYLYGNEAGDIATTVKLVRTLFLLPIIIIIPMLFMKDSDQAGKASIKKVFPWFIIGFIIMSLVNSIGFIPVEAQEFFTSTAKYIILMVMAGVGLQVNFKKMMNLGVKPFAIGLFASVLVSVISLALIYLLL comes from the coding sequence ATGAGTGAAAATATTATTCGAAAGCAGTCGCCATTGGGGGCTATTAGAAGGCTTCCTTTACCAAGGTGGACGGCGGGTGTGGTGTTGCTTCTTGTGATTGCGACCATTGCACATGTATTTGGTAAGCTGTTTCCATTAGTCGGTGGAGTTATTTTTGCTTTAATCGCTGGAATTGTGATTCGAAATACAATAGGTATCCGGCATGTTATTTTTGAAGATGGTGTTTCTTTTACTATTAAAAGGATGCTAAAGTTGGCCATTATTTTATTGGGTGCTACATTAAGTTTTGGAAAAATCCTTACCATTGGTGGTCAGTCTGTCCTTATTATATTAGCCGTGGTCATTGGTGGAATTGGTTTCACCATATTAATAGGAAAATTATTAAAGGTAGATAAGGTTTTGTCTCTTTTAATTGGAGTTGGGGCTAGCATTTGTGGAGCAACAGCCATTACAGCGTTAAAGGGGACAATTAATGCTCGAGAAACTCAGACTGCCTATGCTATATCAACGATTTTCCTATTTAATTTAATTGCTACTTTCCTTTACCCTGTTATTGGACATATGCTCAACTTAAATCCACTTCAGTTTGGAATATGGGCTGGTACAGCAATCCATGATACATCGTCAGTTGTAGCTGTTGGATATTTATATGGTAACGAAGCGGGGGATATTGCAACAACCGTAAAGCTCGTCCGAACGCTGTTTTTACTACCAATTATCATTATAATCCCTATGTTATTTATGAAAGACTCTGACCAAGCTGGTAAAGCTTCCATTAAGAAGGTGTTTCCGTGGTTTATTATCGGTTTTATCATAATGAGCCTAGTAAACTCAATCGGTTTCATACCTGTAGAAGCACAAGAGTTTTTTACAAGTACGGCTAAATATATTATTCTAATGGTCATGGCTGGTGTAGGATTGCAGGTGAATTTTAAAAAAATGATGAATTTGGGTGTAAAACCTTTTGCTATCGGCTTATTTGCTTCAGTACTCGTATCAGTTATTAGTTTAGCTTTAATTTATTTACTACTATAA
- a CDS encoding S8 family peptidase codes for MGNRKMFGVLFSFILAFGMLFGSVAPVSAQNDNAPKDYLIGFNAKVSEDELKDIRGLGGQVKHQFKYLNVVHAKLSERAALALESKNPNIAFVEEDLKVEAIGQTTPWGIPHIEADTVQASGVTGSGVKVAILDTGIDGNHEDLNVLGGASFISGEPNALEDGNGHGTHVAGTVAGLNNTLGVLGVAPAADLYAVKVLDSSGSGSFSGIVQGIEWAVENGMDVINMSLGASSGSTTLQQACDLAYNSGIVVVAAAGNSGSKGKRNTIGYPAKYASVIAVGAVDSSNNRASFSSVGSELEVMAPGVNILSSVPGNSYDSYNGTSMAAPHVAGAAALILAKYPSLTNVEVRDRLKNTATPLGDSFYYGNGVINVLAALQ; via the coding sequence ATGGGGAACAGAAAGATGTTTGGTGTGTTATTTAGCTTTATACTAGCATTTGGAATGTTATTTGGAAGTGTAGCACCAGTAAGTGCACAAAACGATAACGCTCCAAAAGATTACTTAATTGGTTTTAACGCAAAAGTTTCAGAGGATGAGTTAAAGGACATAAGAGGCCTTGGTGGCCAAGTTAAACACCAATTCAAATACTTAAATGTAGTTCATGCAAAACTTTCTGAAAGAGCGGCTTTGGCATTAGAAAGTAAAAATCCGAACATTGCCTTCGTTGAAGAAGACTTAAAAGTGGAAGCAATAGGTCAAACAACACCGTGGGGAATTCCACACATTGAAGCAGATACAGTTCAAGCTAGTGGTGTAACTGGAAGTGGTGTTAAAGTAGCCATTTTAGATACAGGAATTGATGGTAACCACGAAGACCTTAACGTCCTTGGTGGTGCAAGCTTTATTTCAGGTGAGCCTAATGCATTAGAAGATGGTAACGGCCATGGTACACATGTGGCTGGAACAGTTGCAGGTTTAAATAACACGTTAGGCGTATTAGGTGTTGCACCAGCTGCTGACCTTTATGCTGTTAAGGTATTAGATAGCTCTGGTAGTGGATCTTTTAGTGGGATTGTTCAAGGGATTGAATGGGCAGTAGAAAATGGTATGGATGTTATTAACATGAGTTTAGGAGCAAGTTCTGGTTCTACGACATTACAACAGGCTTGTGACCTTGCTTATAACAGCGGTATTGTGGTAGTAGCTGCTGCAGGAAATAGTGGATCTAAAGGTAAACGTAATACAATCGGCTACCCAGCTAAATATGCTTCAGTAATTGCAGTTGGAGCTGTTGATTCTAGTAATAACAGAGCTTCTTTCTCAAGTGTTGGAAGTGAATTAGAAGTAATGGCACCAGGTGTGAATATTCTTAGCTCTGTACCTGGAAATAGCTATGATTCTTACAACGGGACTTCAATGGCTGCTCCACACGTGGCAGGGGCTGCTGCATTAATTCTTGCAAAGTACCCTTCATTAACAAATGTTGAGGTACGTGACCGTTTAAAAAATACAGCAACACCACTTGGTGACTCATTCTACTATGGAAACGGAGTTATTAATGTACTTGCTGCTCTACAATAA
- a CDS encoding CapA family protein: MLMLAGCSNIMSTSLPMLGSTETIERVVQDHPSRSVALATENHKQVPEPPPITEITVSAAGDVTIGSDDSFGYKGTFNHEADMNGLAFFVEHIRPIFEKDDFTTVNLETTLTTSTQKAEKKFRFKGDPSYADILTLGSIEAVNLANNHTYDYLQKGYQDTIDVLKNKNIGFFGNNHIHISTIKDIKVGALGYNGWSDNSTIRKQIQEDIQTLREQDVKVIIVHFHWGEERAYVPNSTQKSLGRFTIDSGADLVLGHHPHVVQGIEEYNNKFIVYSLGNFMFGGNRNPSDKDTFVFQQTFHLQDGELLDDKQIQVIPFRISSVTSRNNYQPIPLTGEEAARVKNKIIGLSAKITDSNWVVYETSN; this comes from the coding sequence ATGCTAATGTTAGCTGGTTGTTCCAATATAATGAGCACTTCACTCCCAATGCTGGGAAGTACTGAGACAATAGAAAGAGTGGTCCAGGATCACCCATCACGTTCTGTTGCCCTGGCTACTGAAAACCATAAGCAGGTTCCAGAACCACCACCTATTACGGAAATAACAGTAAGTGCTGCTGGGGATGTTACCATCGGAAGTGATGATAGCTTTGGTTATAAAGGTACGTTCAACCATGAGGCAGATATGAATGGCCTTGCCTTCTTTGTAGAGCACATACGACCTATCTTTGAAAAAGATGATTTCACAACTGTAAATCTTGAAACAACTCTCACTACGTCTACACAAAAAGCAGAAAAGAAGTTTCGTTTTAAAGGAGATCCTTCTTATGCAGATATTTTAACTCTAGGAAGCATTGAAGCTGTTAACCTAGCAAACAATCATACGTACGATTATTTGCAAAAAGGGTACCAAGATACGATTGATGTTCTTAAAAATAAAAATATTGGCTTCTTTGGAAATAATCATATTCATATCTCTACGATTAAAGATATAAAAGTTGGAGCTCTTGGCTATAACGGATGGTCTGATAACAGTACCATTCGTAAGCAAATTCAAGAGGACATTCAAACCCTACGTGAACAGGATGTTAAAGTCATCATCGTACATTTTCATTGGGGTGAAGAACGAGCATATGTCCCGAACTCTACACAAAAATCATTAGGCCGATTTACCATTGATAGCGGTGCAGACTTAGTGCTAGGTCATCACCCACATGTTGTTCAAGGAATTGAGGAGTACAATAATAAATTTATCGTATATAGTTTAGGCAACTTTATGTTTGGTGGAAACCGAAACCCAAGTGATAAAGACACATTCGTATTCCAACAAACCTTCCACTTACAAGATGGAGAGCTATTGGATGATAAGCAAATTCAAGTGATACCATTTAGAATTTCATCAGTTACATCACGAAACAATTATCAGCCAATCCCGCTAACCGGTGAAGAGGCTGCAAGAGTTAAAAACAAAATCATCGGCCTCTCAGCAAAAATCACCGACTCAAACTGGGTCGTATACGAAACATCAAACTAA
- a CDS encoding efflux RND transporter permease subunit, whose translation MKISNFSIRRPVFTLVTMFLVIILGLVSLMNIPLKLIPDINPPIGVVVVNYPGASPTEVVEKVTKPLEQGLSTLPGLKTMSSTAQEGANLTLLQFSWTTSIDDIESEIQNRIDQTPITDDAEKPRFLKFDPAQFPIIQLSLSTTEDPKTLQALAENLTLELNKVEGVANVNLSGTVIDEIKVELNQAKLQQYLISQSDVVDAIRANSVSLPGNTIETNGKQLTTRVISTVDSLDTLRSIVVTVDPATGEKVTVDDVSDVEIAPQNQNTITRANQEPSLLLSVLQQSDANTAQVSTAFQEELNSLLTDEKYEDIQSDILFDQGEYIQLAIGNMSNTLLFGGLLAMLVLFAFLRSLKSPLIIGIAIPYSVIVTFVLMYFSDFTLNIMTLGGLALGIGMLVDNAIVVIENIYRHLSMGKDPKTAASDGTKEVGAAITASTLTTVAVFLPVVFISGIIGQLFTEFALTIAFSLFASLAVALTVVPMLASRFLKTPKENIEKVRRESGFLRSMEGAAKWSLRNRALVLITTVVLLGASAYGLTTVGQEFIPSSDEGFFTIAVELENGVTLAETEKAVSEVEDVLETKEDIAVYVSLIGSTQEESFRGTGQTNTAEIYVKMVELEERTVSSFEFVDDVKRDVEKAAQKGNPTAEVSFNLQSSAGSSPNTLSFSVKDTNKQRLDDSVEKIEQALNEVADITEVSTDLSETQEEVQITINRENAFNEGLVPIQIASTVNDVTRGTTAMQLTDENENIYSVFVSYDREVTNNIDQLKGLLLKKPDNTYVRLDEVTSITTGEGPTTVRRVDQQNAVQFTVKYAATTNLGDISAIVDQEIADLDLPEETDITFGGDRELLESSMEQMLLAFVLAIVFIYIVMAAQFESFKYPFVIMFTVPLMVIGVAIAMVVTNTPIGLTAIIGIIVLAGIVVNNAIVIVDYINQKKADGMKTYDAIIESVKDRTRPILMTATTTILGLLPLAFGIGEGAEMNQPMGLAVIGGLISSTFLTLFVIPIVYSLFDKETRRLNKKYVTPDGQLIPAYLLEDRYIAPEPSEEESQQLPTTNKKQYEKEDMVHMLEQLLSIVKDDDRNKGNDDKQ comes from the coding sequence ATGAAGATTAGTAATTTCTCGATACGACGTCCAGTATTTACATTAGTCACCATGTTTCTTGTGATTATATTGGGACTAGTTTCGTTAATGAATATACCGTTAAAATTAATTCCTGATATTAACCCACCTATTGGTGTAGTTGTAGTTAATTATCCTGGTGCAAGTCCGACCGAGGTAGTTGAAAAGGTAACCAAGCCTTTAGAACAAGGGCTATCGACCCTTCCTGGCTTAAAAACAATGTCATCAACCGCCCAAGAGGGTGCAAATTTAACTTTATTACAATTTTCTTGGACGACTTCAATTGATGATATCGAGTCTGAGATTCAAAATCGGATTGATCAAACACCAATTACAGATGACGCAGAAAAACCGCGCTTTCTTAAGTTTGATCCAGCCCAATTTCCAATTATTCAATTATCGTTAAGTACAACTGAGGATCCCAAAACTCTTCAAGCCTTAGCTGAAAATCTTACTCTTGAGCTTAACAAGGTTGAAGGTGTAGCAAATGTAAACTTGTCAGGTACGGTAATTGATGAAATTAAAGTTGAGTTAAATCAAGCAAAGTTACAACAATATTTAATTAGTCAAAGTGACGTAGTCGACGCGATACGTGCCAATTCAGTATCTTTACCTGGTAACACCATAGAAACGAATGGGAAACAGTTAACAACACGTGTGATTAGTACTGTAGATTCATTAGATACATTAAGGAGCATAGTTGTAACTGTTGACCCAGCGACAGGCGAAAAGGTTACAGTTGATGATGTTAGTGATGTGGAAATTGCCCCACAAAACCAAAATACAATAACAAGGGCTAACCAGGAACCATCACTTCTATTAAGTGTATTGCAACAATCTGATGCTAATACAGCACAGGTTTCCACAGCTTTTCAAGAGGAATTAAATTCATTATTGACTGATGAAAAGTACGAAGATATCCAATCAGATATCTTATTTGATCAAGGTGAATACATTCAATTGGCGATTGGAAATATGAGCAATACCTTGTTATTTGGTGGCTTACTAGCTATGCTCGTATTGTTTGCTTTTTTAAGAAGCTTAAAGAGTCCTTTAATTATCGGAATAGCTATTCCTTATTCAGTTATTGTTACATTTGTACTAATGTATTTTTCAGACTTCACTTTAAATATTATGACACTTGGTGGTCTAGCACTTGGGATTGGGATGTTAGTTGATAATGCAATTGTTGTTATCGAGAATATTTACCGTCATCTCTCAATGGGCAAAGATCCGAAAACAGCAGCCTCTGATGGAACGAAGGAAGTAGGAGCAGCGATAACTGCATCAACGCTAACAACGGTTGCTGTATTCTTGCCGGTTGTCTTTATTTCTGGAATTATCGGTCAGCTGTTCACAGAGTTTGCACTAACAATTGCGTTTAGTTTATTTGCTTCCCTGGCTGTAGCGTTAACAGTTGTTCCGATGCTAGCTAGTAGATTTTTAAAGACACCTAAAGAAAATATAGAAAAAGTCCGGAGAGAAAGTGGTTTCTTACGTTCGATGGAAGGAGCAGCAAAGTGGTCACTTCGAAATCGTGCTTTAGTATTAATCACAACAGTTGTTTTGCTTGGAGCAAGTGCGTATGGCTTAACAACAGTAGGTCAAGAGTTTATCCCAAGTAGCGATGAAGGATTTTTTACCATTGCAGTTGAGTTAGAAAATGGTGTAACCCTGGCTGAGACCGAAAAAGCTGTATCGGAAGTAGAAGACGTACTTGAAACAAAAGAAGATATAGCTGTATATGTGAGTTTAATTGGATCTACTCAAGAGGAATCCTTCAGGGGAACGGGCCAAACGAATACAGCTGAAATTTATGTGAAAATGGTTGAATTAGAGGAGCGAACCGTTTCAAGTTTCGAATTTGTAGATGATGTCAAACGTGATGTAGAAAAAGCAGCACAAAAAGGAAATCCAACTGCGGAAGTATCGTTTAATTTACAATCGTCTGCTGGTTCTTCACCAAACACACTATCTTTTAGCGTAAAAGATACAAATAAGCAACGCCTAGATGACTCGGTTGAGAAAATAGAACAGGCTTTAAATGAAGTTGCAGATATCACAGAAGTTTCCACTGATTTATCTGAAACACAGGAAGAGGTTCAAATCACGATAAATCGTGAGAATGCTTTTAACGAAGGGCTTGTACCTATTCAAATAGCTTCGACTGTAAATGATGTGACCAGAGGAACAACTGCGATGCAGCTAACAGATGAAAATGAAAATATCTACTCAGTCTTTGTTAGCTATGATAGAGAAGTAACAAATAACATTGACCAATTAAAAGGCTTATTACTAAAAAAGCCAGATAATACGTATGTAAGGTTAGATGAAGTAACTTCCATAACTACTGGTGAAGGTCCAACAACCGTTCGCCGTGTTGATCAACAGAACGCAGTACAATTTACAGTTAAGTATGCAGCTACTACGAATTTAGGTGATATCTCGGCAATCGTTGACCAAGAAATTGCTGATTTAGATTTACCAGAAGAGACTGACATCACCTTCGGAGGAGACCGCGAGCTATTGGAATCTTCAATGGAGCAGATGCTATTAGCGTTTGTTTTAGCGATTGTATTTATCTATATAGTCATGGCGGCACAGTTTGAATCGTTCAAATATCCATTTGTTATTATGTTCACTGTTCCACTTATGGTCATTGGGGTTGCTATTGCTATGGTAGTGACAAATACTCCTATAGGATTAACAGCCATCATTGGAATCATTGTATTAGCAGGGATTGTAGTTAATAATGCAATCGTCATTGTTGATTATATTAATCAAAAAAAGGCAGATGGTATGAAAACATATGATGCCATCATTGAATCCGTCAAAGATCGTACCCGACCAATCCTTATGACAGCTACAACTACCATTTTAGGTTTATTGCCTCTGGCTTTTGGTATCGGTGAGGGAGCAGAAATGAACCAACCGATGGGCCTTGCAGTAATTGGTGGTCTAATTAGTAGTACATTTTTAACATTGTTCGTTATCCCAATTGTGTACAGTTTATTTGATAAAGAAACACGAAGGTTAAATAAAAAATATGTTACACCAGATGGGCAACTGATTCCTGCGTACTTACTAGAGGATCGTTATATTGCTCCTGAACCTTCTGAAGAAGAATCACAACAGTTACCAACAACAAATAAGAAACAATACGAAAAAGAAGACATGGTCCACATGCTTGAACAACTTTTATCCATTGTAAAAGACGATGACCGAAATAAAGGAAATGACGACAAACAGTAA
- a CDS encoding restriction endonuclease, translated as MSAILLVLAAFDVIRRKKENDKLRSIITDSINTSSDIKKTLAMGLYYRFRKATPEEANQTISSLFIRQDPLEFELFVMNVIEGYYGGTVFISPPSDEGINLEHDREDGLYIGQVKCLEKDLGFEAIAILHSQMIKKDAKGGYIVTTGDFTDKAKTYADELNIELIKGTQLVEYWMLGLEEKNTKISSIKSTPELA; from the coding sequence ATGAGTGCAATTTTATTAGTGTTAGCAGCTTTTGATGTAATACGACGTAAAAAAGAAAATGATAAATTGCGATCAATTATTACAGACTCTATTAATACAAGTAGTGATATTAAAAAAACATTAGCAATGGGGCTATACTATCGCTTTAGAAAAGCAACTCCTGAAGAAGCAAACCAAACCATTTCGAGTCTATTTATTAGGCAGGACCCACTCGAGTTTGAACTATTCGTGATGAATGTGATTGAAGGATATTATGGTGGAACCGTATTTATTAGCCCCCCTTCTGATGAAGGGATAAATTTGGAACATGACCGAGAGGATGGCTTATACATAGGACAGGTTAAATGTTTAGAAAAAGACCTTGGCTTTGAGGCTATTGCAATCCTCCATTCCCAAATGATTAAAAAGGATGCCAAAGGTGGATACATTGTAACAACTGGAGATTTTACAGACAAGGCGAAAACGTATGCTGACGAACTGAATATTGAATTAATCAAAGGAACGCAACTAGTAGAATATTGGATGTTAGGATTAGAAGAAAAGAACACAAAAATTAGTTCCATTAAATCTACGCCAGAATTAGCCTAA
- a CDS encoding alpha-L-glutamate ligase, with the protein MSKIYIIHENSEWTKHLTARLEELELPYEEWHLDQGVVNLFEAPPEGVFYSRMSASAHTRDHRFAPELAEAVLAWLEKNEKKVFNGTRALRLEVSKVNQYMALNACGIKTPKTLAAVGKEQIVEAAKQLGAASFITKHNRAGKGLGVQLFHSIEGLQEYVNSAGFEEPVDGITLIQEYILSPESYITRCEFVGGKFVYAVQVDTSEGFELCPADACQIGDLFCPVGEEVTEKPKFKIIEGFNDPIIEKYELFLQENKIAVAGIEFIRNAAGEIFTYDVNTNTNYNSDAEKVAGKFGMLEVAKFLGKELQK; encoded by the coding sequence ATGAGCAAAATCTACATCATACATGAAAACAGTGAATGGACCAAGCATTTAACAGCTAGGCTGGAAGAGTTAGAGCTTCCTTATGAAGAGTGGCACCTTGATCAAGGAGTCGTTAATTTATTTGAAGCACCACCTGAAGGGGTATTTTATAGTCGGATGAGTGCATCTGCTCATACGCGAGATCATCGTTTTGCACCAGAATTAGCAGAGGCCGTGTTAGCTTGGCTTGAAAAGAATGAGAAAAAGGTTTTTAACGGAACACGAGCTTTAAGACTTGAGGTTAGTAAAGTTAATCAGTATATGGCATTAAATGCATGTGGAATTAAAACACCTAAAACGCTTGCAGCAGTTGGAAAAGAGCAGATTGTTGAAGCAGCAAAACAACTCGGAGCTGCTTCTTTTATCACTAAACACAATCGTGCAGGTAAGGGACTGGGTGTTCAATTGTTCCATTCCATCGAGGGTTTACAAGAGTATGTAAACAGTGCTGGGTTCGAGGAGCCTGTTGATGGGATTACATTGATACAAGAATATATTCTATCTCCTGAATCATATATTACTCGATGTGAATTTGTCGGAGGAAAGTTTGTCTACGCAGTTCAGGTTGATACATCAGAGGGATTTGAATTATGTCCTGCAGATGCATGTCAGATCGGCGATTTATTCTGTCCGGTTGGAGAAGAAGTAACTGAAAAACCAAAATTTAAAATTATTGAAGGCTTCAATGACCCAATCATTGAGAAATATGAATTGTTCCTTCAAGAAAACAAAATTGCCGTTGCTGGCATTGAATTCATCCGAAATGCAGCAGGTGAAATTTTCACTTATGATGTGAATACAAATACGAACTACAACTCTGATGCTGAAAAGGTAGCGGGGAAATTCGGAATGCTTGAAGTAGCGAAGTTTTTAGGAAAAGAATTACAAAAATAA
- a CDS encoding helix-turn-helix transcriptional regulator: MDIGNRLRFYRIQQNMTQEDLASGIISISYLSKIENNQTSASVEVLEMLCKKLGIKLIEENEYSLLKDLHDWYYQIINRNKEEVVSRYDKYVDVIQSTNDSSAYIHFVLFELRYFLLQRDLEKAEEQLNKINLFKDIFDDQMNYFYSKFVGLYHYMKNRFSTAKDFYKLAERILNKSIHIERWEEADLYYSIGLTYSQLGKMSLSNNYTHLALAIYQSRYDLKRSAECHVLLGICYLRTEEYELSEENYLLANKVAESMNDSNLRGIIYHNLGYLYSLQNKPHEAITEYEKSLRYKLDSNIDGKLRSIHGIITEYYNLSDFDSCKTWLIEGMRLQEYSEKVEYRIHFKIYDYLINNPSEEFEKFMQETALPHFEKQENMQYIVKYSEILGAYFEKKFKYKQANRYYSLAIKALKKLNYIY; this comes from the coding sequence ATGGACATAGGAAACAGACTTCGTTTTTATCGTATACAGCAAAACATGACACAAGAGGATCTAGCAAGTGGGATTATCTCTATCTCTTATCTTTCAAAAATAGAAAATAACCAAACGTCAGCTAGTGTTGAAGTTCTAGAGATGCTTTGTAAGAAGTTGGGAATTAAGTTAATTGAGGAAAATGAGTACTCTCTATTAAAAGACCTACATGATTGGTATTACCAAATCATCAATCGAAACAAGGAAGAGGTAGTTAGTAGGTATGATAAATATGTAGATGTGATTCAAAGTACGAATGATTCAAGTGCTTACATACATTTTGTTTTGTTCGAGTTACGCTACTTTTTGTTACAAAGGGATTTAGAAAAAGCAGAGGAACAACTGAACAAGATTAATTTGTTTAAGGATATCTTTGATGACCAAATGAATTATTTCTATAGTAAATTTGTAGGTTTGTATCATTATATGAAAAATCGATTTTCAACGGCGAAGGATTTTTATAAGCTTGCTGAACGAATTCTCAATAAAAGTATCCACATAGAGAGATGGGAAGAAGCTGACCTTTATTACTCGATTGGGTTAACTTATAGCCAATTAGGAAAGATGTCATTAAGTAATAATTACACCCACTTGGCCTTAGCTATCTATCAATCTCGGTACGATTTAAAAAGAAGTGCCGAATGTCATGTGTTGCTAGGAATCTGTTATTTACGAACAGAAGAGTACGAGCTCTCAGAAGAAAACTATTTATTAGCCAATAAAGTTGCTGAAAGTATGAATGATTCAAACCTGAGGGGAATTATTTATCATAATTTGGGGTATTTGTATTCGTTGCAAAATAAACCACATGAAGCTATTACCGAATATGAGAAGAGTTTACGTTACAAGTTAGATTCTAATATAGATGGAAAACTAAGGTCTATTCACGGGATTATAACTGAATACTATAATCTTAGTGACTTTGATTCTTGTAAAACGTGGCTCATCGAGGGAATGAGACTTCAGGAATATAGCGAAAAAGTAGAATATAGGATTCATTTTAAAATATATGACTATTTAATTAATAATCCATCAGAGGAATTTGAAAAATTCATGCAGGAGACTGCACTTCCTCATTTTGAAAAACAAGAAAATATGCAATATATTGTGAAATACTCAGAAATATTGGGAGCTTACTTTGAAAAAAAGTTCAAATATAAGCAAGCAAATCGTTACTATAGTTTGGCGATTAAAGCTCTAAAAAAATTAAATTATATTTATTAA